The following are from one region of the Candidatus Tumulicola sp. genome:
- a CDS encoding retropepsin-like aspartic protease — protein sequence MQNENGLTRELSDLHQRDAIDRAALANASDPKSGVSLLGEVTAPVAAYVVRVFPPGGRVEYLFYDRASYLLVRSERQVVNRRVVTTYDDFRDTGGWREAWHIHASNGLAYDDEDWRLQSLSFGAVVDEKSFAQPQSRGTVMLGQQSTALPATLSGDRVILTAELGGHKVNLQLDSGAAGILLDRSVADAVHVTSYGRLTQDVAGEFTASPALIPVMAIGGATMNNVAVETAPYGDRTYDGYPVAGLLGYDFIAGCVVHIDYLNKKVEAIDAGSFSAPQGAFALPIRLDDGVPVVSARVGSATANAFIVDTGADRSVIFSGFARAHAADVSESGVSETMTNILPFPEKSHGVGGSIETRIAQVPSLGLGPLTFPNWRFDVTQNALAFEDEDYDGLIGQDVLRNFDVYLDYHDLKIYLLPNERYRQRWGSN from the coding sequence AGCCTGCTGGGGGAGGTGACAGCGCCGGTCGCTGCGTACGTCGTGCGCGTCTTTCCGCCAGGCGGTCGCGTCGAGTACCTCTTTTACGATCGCGCTTCGTACCTTCTCGTGCGCAGCGAACGGCAGGTCGTCAATCGGCGAGTGGTGACGACGTACGACGATTTCAGAGACACGGGCGGTTGGCGTGAAGCCTGGCACATCCACGCGAGCAATGGCCTGGCGTATGACGACGAAGACTGGCGCCTGCAATCGCTATCCTTCGGCGCCGTCGTCGACGAAAAGTCTTTCGCGCAGCCCCAAAGCCGGGGCACGGTGATGCTCGGGCAGCAGTCTACCGCCCTTCCTGCAACGCTCAGCGGAGATCGCGTGATCCTCACCGCAGAGCTGGGCGGACACAAGGTGAACCTCCAATTGGATTCCGGCGCGGCTGGCATCCTGCTCGATCGTTCGGTGGCCGACGCCGTGCACGTGACCTCGTACGGCAGACTGACGCAGGATGTTGCGGGCGAGTTCACCGCCTCCCCGGCGCTAATCCCAGTCATGGCGATCGGCGGCGCCACGATGAACAACGTCGCAGTGGAAACGGCGCCATACGGCGACCGCACGTACGACGGGTACCCTGTCGCCGGGCTGCTGGGCTACGATTTCATCGCGGGGTGCGTCGTCCACATCGACTATCTGAACAAGAAGGTCGAAGCGATCGATGCGGGGTCCTTCTCGGCGCCGCAGGGAGCCTTTGCGTTACCGATACGTCTTGACGATGGCGTACCGGTGGTCTCCGCGCGGGTGGGATCCGCGACGGCGAACGCCTTCATCGTGGACACCGGGGCGGATCGAAGCGTGATCTTCTCCGGATTTGCTCGCGCGCACGCCGCAGACGTTTCAGAAAGCGGCGTCTCTGAAACGATGACGAACATCTTGCCTTTCCCCGAAAAGTCGCACGGCGTGGGTGGCTCGATCGAGACGCGCATCGCGCAGGTGCCGTCCCTCGGTCTTGGCCCGCTGACGTTTCCGAACTGGCGATTCGACGTGACCCAGAATGCGTTGGCGTTCGAGGACGAAGATTACGACGGTCTCATAGGACAGGACGTGCTGCGGAATTTCGACGTGTACCTCGACTACCACGACCTGAAGATCTACTTGCTGCCGAACGAGCGATACCGGCAGCGCTGGGGATCAAACTAA
- a CDS encoding SDR family oxidoreductase encodes MASSDRLLRERVAIVTGASRGIGRAFALRLAREGATVVIAAKSERPREKLPGSIYSVAAEVEALGGRALAVRADVRNDEDVRALVDQTIERFGRLDILVNNAGALWWEQVIETPPKRFDLMWQVNVRAAYLCSYYALPHMVARKWGHIVNCSPPISTTANPGYVCYMITKMGMSRLAIGIAAEHSADNVAANSLWPATPIESQATINWEFTGKVGSRGEWRSPEILCDALMEIVTSEPSALTGRELIDETFLRERGWSEERLASYWLSGEQPKEPIYIDGREQAKM; translated from the coding sequence ATGGCGAGTTCTGATCGACTCCTGCGCGAGCGCGTCGCGATCGTCACCGGCGCCAGCCGCGGCATCGGTCGCGCGTTTGCTTTGCGGCTGGCGCGCGAGGGCGCGACGGTCGTCATCGCCGCCAAGTCCGAACGGCCGCGCGAAAAGCTGCCCGGTTCGATCTACAGCGTCGCCGCAGAGGTGGAAGCCCTTGGCGGCCGCGCCTTGGCGGTGCGGGCAGACGTTCGCAACGACGAGGACGTTAGGGCGCTGGTCGATCAAACCATCGAACGTTTTGGCCGGCTCGATATTCTCGTCAACAATGCGGGCGCGCTCTGGTGGGAACAAGTCATCGAGACTCCGCCGAAGCGGTTCGATCTCATGTGGCAGGTCAACGTGCGTGCCGCGTATCTGTGTAGCTACTACGCCCTGCCCCACATGGTCGCCCGGAAATGGGGTCACATCGTCAATTGCAGCCCCCCGATCTCCACGACGGCGAATCCTGGCTACGTCTGCTACATGATCACGAAAATGGGCATGAGCCGGCTTGCGATCGGCATCGCGGCGGAACATAGCGCGGACAACGTCGCAGCGAATTCGTTGTGGCCCGCCACGCCGATCGAGAGCCAGGCCACTATCAATTGGGAGTTCACGGGGAAAGTCGGCTCCCGCGGGGAGTGGCGCTCGCCGGAGATCCTGTGCGACGCGCTGATGGAGATCGTGACCAGCGAGCCCAGCGCTTTGACCGGTCGCGAGTTGATCGATGAGACATTCCTTCGCGAGCGCGGCTGGAGCGAAGAACGCCTGGCTTCGTATTGGCTCTCCGGCGAGCAGCCAAAAGAGCCGATCTACATCGACGGCCGCGAGCAGGCCAAGATGTAG